Proteins co-encoded in one Pseudoliparis swirei isolate HS2019 ecotype Mariana Trench chromosome 7, NWPU_hadal_v1, whole genome shotgun sequence genomic window:
- the LOC130196841 gene encoding arrestin domain-containing protein 3-like — MSPIKDLNLVYEALNQEDTFSQGDTIVGTVTFTLTKETKVKGLVVKAKGEARVHWTEGTGDQRSSHNAHRRYFKLKECLVAENEKGTELRRGDHQYKFRFTIPQGDMPSSFKGLHGKVVYNLEAKMSRSWRMPSGVQKELNFVSRSGFHPGQVLAQSGSVEKKMGCFSDGAVQMSATINTNVCSPGDTVSAVGKICNSSSKQMRAKFSLQQRTVYRAGCSTNCSNLSLCKMVGETIAPNSEETVSCQLMVPADVIPSLHNCEIISVDHYLKVYLDISFAIDPKVEFPLVIVPTGAAARQPGGPMGPVGPMGPVGPYPAGDFGAPSYSDFAPPAFPIGPYPVPACPGAYGYPAPVPTQPYIPSGDNNQWPQPAPPSGYSVAPSFPVQHPNPTAPPVFQQGQEPPSYVSLFSPPPLNKS, encoded by the exons ATGTCTCCGATCAAGGATCTCAATCTGGTTTATGAAGCTCTCAACCAAGAGGACACTTTCTCTCAGGGAGACACGATCGTAGGTACGGTCACCTTCACTTTGACAAAAGAAACCAAAGTGAAGGGGCTGGTCGTCAAAGCCAAAGGCGAAGCGCGCGTGCACTGGACGGAAGGCACCGGGGACCAGAGGAGTTCCCACAACGCGCACCGGAGATACTTCAAACTCAAAGAGTGCTTAGTAGCAGAGAATGAGAAAG GCACTGAACTTCGCCGAGGAGACCATCAGTATAAATTCCGGTTTACAATCCCACAGGG GGACATGCCGTCGTCCTTCAAGGGCTTGCATGGAAAGGTTGTCTACAACCTGGAAGCAAAGATGTCCAGGAGCTGGCGGATGCCTTCTGGGGTACAAAAAGAGCTCAACTTTGTTTCAAGGTCCGGTTTTCACCCTGGCCAAGTACTG GCACAGTCAGGTTCAGTGGAAAAAAAGATGGGCTGTTTCTCTGACGGAGCGGTCCAAATGTCTGCTACCATTAACACAAACGTTTGCTCTCCAG gTGACACTGTGTCTGCTGTTGGCAAAATCTGCAATTCCTCTTCCAAACAAATGAGGGCCAAATTCAGTTTACAGCAGAGGACTGTGTACCGTGCCGGCTGCTCCACCAACTGCAGTAACCTCAGTCTGTGCAAAATGGTGGGGGAGACCATTGCACCCAATTCAGAGGAAACTGTCTCCTGCCAGTTAATGGTTCCTGCCGATGTCATCCCCAGCCTCCATAATTGTGAAATCATCTCAGTGGACCATTACCTTAAG GTGTATCTGGACATCAGTTTTGCCATTGACCCGAAGGTGGAGTTCCCCCTGGTCATAGTGCCTACTGGTGCCGCTGCCCGTCAGCCCGGTGGGCCCATGGGGCCTGTGGGGCCCATGGGGCCCGTGGGGCCTTACCCAGCCGGGGATTTTGGGGCCCCGAGTTACAGCGACTTCGCTCCCCCTGCCTTCCCTATTGGACCGTATCCTGTACCTGCATGTCCAGGTGCTTATGGGTACCCAGCACCAGTTCCCACTCAACCTTACATACCAAGTGGAGATAATAATCAGTGGCCACAACCGGCTCCTCCTTCCGGTTATTCAGTGGCACCTTCATTCCCAGTGCAGCACCCAAACCCGACTGCTCCACCTGTGTTtcaacagggacaagaaccTCCATCTTATGTGTCCcttttctcccctcctcctctcaataAAAGCTGA
- the LOC130196553 gene encoding arrestin domain-containing protein 3-like: MPAIQSLTLTCDALNENETFSEGDLLTGKVTLALLKETPVESLTVKAKGDADVRWTRKSGDRTHTYSAHKRYFKLKQFLIPEDSKETVVPKGIHVYKFSLQIPPGSMPSSFKGIHGKIVYNLEVKLSRSWRMDRKVEKDISFVSKSYPNLHSLMSRQVGSTKKEMGLFSKGHVHMDVTVDKSAYAPGETLVIIAKINNSSSSEMIPKFSVTQNVVYRANSSTRHESHVIHKVVDKGIKSQTQKTVRCAIQIPRVQMPTIHNCDIISVEYQLKVYLDISFAFDPKITFPVVIIPPDLAPGRQPGGAEGPYPAGAAGGPSNSDFPPHAVSIDPYPVSPHSGSSRYPGAQRYSAPSPVYQDNSLAYAGPPGVYSAQPAHVNGGYNSPVPQLPSPYGYPFSPSSTSSVLHPPPTAPTFPPPPSAPSTSPPPFTLSPTAPPYNELSFAPMANTDFLGQSDEAPPEYSLLFPSAATDKSVAK; the protein is encoded by the exons ATGCCTGCAATCCAGAGCTTAACGCTAACTTGCGACGCGCTGAACGAGAATGAGACGTTTTCGGAGGGAGACCTTCTGACTGGGAAAGTAACGTTGGCCTTATTGAAGGAGACCCCAGTGGAGAGCCTGACTGTAAAAGCCAAAGGAGACGCTGATGTCCGCTGGACGAGAAAGAGCGGCGACCGCACCCATACGTACTCTGCACACAAGAGATACTTCAAACTGAAGCAGTTTCTGATCCCAGAGGACTCGAAGG AAACTGTAGTTCCCAAAGGGATCCATGTCTACAAATTCAGCTTGCAAATACCACCAGG AAGCATGCCTTCATCCTTCAAGGGAATTCATGGAAAGATTGTCTACAACTTGGAAGTCAAGTTGTCCAGGAGTTGGAGGATGGACCGCAAAGTAGAAAAGGACATAAGCTTTGTCTCCAAGTCCTATCCAAACCTTCATTCTCTGATG TCACGCCAAGTTGGTTCAACCAAGAAAGAGATGGGGCTCTTCTCAAAAGGACATGTACACATGGATGTGACTGTTGACAAGAGTGCTTATGCACCAG GTGAAACTCTGGTGATCATTGCAAAAATCAACAATTCCTCATCCAGTGAGATGATTCCCAAATTCAGTGTAACCCAGAATGTGGTATACCGTGCCAACAGCAGTACCAGACATGAGAGCCATGTTATCCACAAAGTGGTTGACAAGGGTATTAAATCCCAAACACAGAAGACTGTCAGGTGTGCAATACAGATTCCTCGTGTTCAGATGCCAACCATCCATAATTGTGACATTATCTCAGTGGAATACCAGTTAAAG gtGTATCTGGACATCAGCTTTGCTTTCGACCCAAAGATAACGTTCCCAGTGGTCATTATTCCCCCAGACCTCGCTCCTGGCCGTCAGCCCGGTGGTGCTGAGGGCCCCTATCCAGCTGGGGCTGCTGGGGGCCCAAGCAACAGCGACTTCCCTCCCCATGCGGTGTCTATAGATCCCTATCCTGTATCCCCCCACTCAGGCAGTTCTCGATACCCAGGAGCCCAAAGGTATTCAGCACCATCACCTGTGTACCAAGACAACTCACTGGCTTACGCTGGACCACCAGGTGTGTACTCCGCTCAGCCGGCACACGTCAACGGGGGCTACAATAGCCCAGTGCCACAATTACCTTCTCCTTATGGATATCCGTTTTCTCCTTCATCTACGTCTTCTGTGCTTCATCCTCCGCCTACTGCCCCAACATTTCCACCACCCCCATCTGCCCCATCCacttctcctccccccttcaCCTTATCTCCAACGGCCCCTCCATACAACGAGCTGTCTTTTGCACCAATGGCGAACACAGACTTTCTGGGTCAATCGGATGAAGCTCCTCCAGAATATTCGCTCCTGTTCCCGTCTGCTGCGACTGACAAATCGGTGGCAAAATGA